The following are encoded in a window of Candidatus Hinthialibacter antarcticus genomic DNA:
- a CDS encoding 2-isopropylmalate synthase produces MSKPNDKIIVFDTTLRDGEQSPGFSMNIKEKIEFAFQLKRLGVDVIEAGFPISSEGDFEAVKAVAKQVDGPQICGLARALEKDIDRCWEAVQHSNNPRIHTFIATSDVHREKKLKKTEAQVRDMAVKAVKHARQYTDNVEFSTEDAARTGREYICTVIEAAIDAGAATINVPDTVGYSNPWEFGSLIEYIFEHVPNVNDAVISVHCHNDMGLAVPNSLAAVRAGARQIECTINGIGERAGNASLEELVMNIVTRQDCFPYKVDVKTEQIYPTSRLLTRFTGIGVQPNKAIVGANAFAHEAGIHQDGVLKERTTYEIMSPESVGWAGSSMVLGKHSGRHAFATRIQELGFHLEDKELEDAFNAFKDLADLKKTVFDEDLIAIVGSQAQSEENWKFKYNHLWYSSDPDKKPKAKVKLETADGIIEGESDGDGAVDAAFSSIKTLTNMEDAVLIDYHVGAVTRGADAQGSANLVLRNGDKQATGRGVDTDVVRASAKAFVNAVNKLVADSGKEKTEVV; encoded by the coding sequence ATGAGCAAGCCCAATGACAAAATCATTGTTTTTGATACCACCCTGCGCGACGGCGAACAGTCGCCCGGGTTCAGCATGAACATCAAAGAGAAAATCGAATTCGCCTTTCAATTGAAGCGCCTGGGCGTCGACGTGATCGAGGCGGGCTTCCCTATTTCGTCTGAAGGCGATTTTGAAGCGGTCAAAGCGGTCGCCAAACAAGTTGACGGCCCGCAAATTTGCGGCTTGGCGCGCGCGTTAGAGAAAGACATCGACCGATGCTGGGAAGCCGTACAGCATTCCAACAATCCGCGCATCCATACCTTCATCGCCACCAGCGACGTGCACCGTGAAAAGAAGTTGAAGAAGACCGAAGCCCAGGTACGCGACATGGCGGTCAAGGCGGTTAAACACGCCCGCCAATACACCGACAACGTCGAGTTCTCCACCGAAGACGCCGCGCGCACCGGACGCGAATATATCTGCACCGTCATCGAAGCCGCCATCGACGCTGGCGCCGCAACCATTAACGTCCCCGATACGGTGGGCTACTCAAACCCGTGGGAATTCGGCTCGCTGATCGAATATATCTTCGAGCATGTGCCCAACGTCAACGACGCCGTCATCAGCGTCCATTGCCATAACGACATGGGCTTGGCGGTGCCCAACTCACTGGCCGCCGTACGAGCGGGCGCGCGCCAGATCGAGTGCACCATCAACGGCATCGGCGAACGCGCCGGAAACGCCTCGCTCGAAGAATTGGTAATGAACATCGTCACCCGGCAGGATTGCTTCCCTTACAAGGTTGACGTGAAAACTGAGCAGATTTATCCGACCAGCCGTTTGCTGACCCGCTTCACGGGCATCGGCGTACAGCCCAACAAGGCCATCGTCGGCGCCAACGCCTTCGCGCACGAAGCGGGCATCCATCAGGACGGCGTCCTCAAAGAACGCACGACGTATGAAATCATGTCGCCGGAATCCGTCGGCTGGGCAGGCAGTTCGATGGTGCTGGGCAAACACTCCGGGCGCCACGCCTTCGCGACCCGCATTCAGGAACTGGGCTTCCATTTGGAAGACAAAGAACTGGAAGACGCCTTCAACGCCTTCAAAGATTTGGCGGATTTGAAGAAAACCGTCTTCGATGAAGACCTGATCGCCATCGTCGGCTCGCAGGCGCAATCCGAAGAAAACTGGAAATTCAAATACAACCACTTGTGGTATTCGAGCGACCCCGACAAGAAGCCGAAAGCCAAGGTCAAACTCGAAACCGCCGATGGGATCATCGAAGGCGAGAGCGACGGCGACGGCGCAGTTGATGCGGCGTTTTCCAGCATCAAAACGCTGACCAATATGGAAGACGCCGTCTTGATTGACTATCACGTTGGCGCAGTCACGCGAGGCGCGGACGCACAAGGTTCAGCGAACCTGGTGTTGCGCAACGGCGACAAGCAGGCGACCGGACGCGGCGTCGATACCGACGTGGTACGCGCCAGCGCGAAGGCCTTCGTCAACGCGGTCAACAAACTCGTCGCCGACAGCGGCAAAGAAAAAACAGAGGTGGTGTGA
- a CDS encoding type II toxin-antitoxin system ParD family antitoxin: protein MHVSLTERLEEFVKEKVESGLYNNSSEVVREALRLLEQEDQLRKIKLERLRDAIRVGDEQFARGEFSNRTIDDIIADNEAAAKKSRK from the coding sequence ATGCATGTATCCCTGACGGAACGGCTTGAAGAGTTCGTTAAAGAAAAAGTCGAGAGCGGACTTTATAACAACTCCAGCGAAGTGGTACGTGAGGCGCTGCGGCTTTTAGAGCAAGAAGACCAACTTCGCAAGATTAAACTCGAGCGGCTGCGTGATGCGATCCGCGTTGGCGACGAACAATTCGCTCGCGGTGAATTCAGCAACCGCACCATCGACGACATCATTGCCGATAATGAAGCCGCCGCAAAAAAATCCCGCAAATAA
- a CDS encoding right-handed parallel beta-helix repeat-containing protein — protein MRFNFIIVLCIVAFPFSYAQECALPPAFDDGAVYSTEFYVSPGGSDDNDGGAANPYRTLERAAREASPGTIIHLASGNHIAGQHIANLKGTATQPIKITGPDEGEAVFSGGNTAIQLTDPAYVVLENFGVEGAASNGLNIDDGMSFDTPAHHVVLRGLTVRDIGPDGNHDGIKLSGLDHFRIENCRIERPGSSGSYIDMVGCHDGVIAHCWFGDGGSSGVQAKGGSARVLIYANQFTDITDRAVNMGGSTGLEYFRPIDAPYEASDIQVIANLFTGSQAAIAFVGCINGLFAHNVIDHPQKWVARILQENTAERFAQSSNNVFANNIVLIDARVNTLVNIGGGAKPETFRFGHNLIYHTENANFSRANLPGETFGNLVQEDPRFVDAQSGDFHLQPDSPAKAAGMALADVVGDLPIAPSPIGDGNGDCWGDIPSIGMFRATSPAGNSGWKAHQ, from the coding sequence ATGCGCTTCAATTTCATCATTGTTCTTTGTATCGTTGCTTTTCCGTTTTCTTATGCGCAAGAGTGCGCCTTACCGCCTGCGTTTGACGACGGCGCGGTCTATTCAACCGAATTCTACGTCTCGCCCGGCGGCTCAGACGACAATGACGGCGGCGCGGCGAACCCCTACCGCACCTTAGAACGCGCAGCGCGTGAAGCCTCTCCAGGAACCATCATCCACTTAGCATCCGGCAATCACATCGCGGGGCAACACATCGCCAACCTGAAAGGTACAGCAACGCAGCCAATCAAGATCACCGGGCCGGATGAAGGCGAGGCGGTTTTCTCCGGTGGAAACACCGCAATCCAATTGACCGATCCCGCGTATGTGGTGTTGGAGAATTTCGGCGTCGAAGGCGCTGCCTCGAATGGACTCAACATTGATGACGGCATGTCGTTTGACACGCCTGCGCATCATGTGGTTCTACGCGGTTTGACTGTCAGAGATATCGGCCCCGATGGCAATCACGACGGGATCAAACTGTCCGGCCTGGACCATTTCCGCATTGAAAATTGCCGGATTGAGCGCCCCGGAAGCAGCGGCTCGTATATTGACATGGTGGGCTGCCATGACGGCGTGATTGCTCATTGCTGGTTCGGCGACGGCGGGTCGTCGGGCGTTCAGGCAAAGGGCGGATCCGCCCGCGTATTGATATACGCCAACCAGTTCACCGACATCACAGACCGGGCGGTGAACATGGGCGGCAGCACGGGCCTGGAGTATTTTCGTCCGATTGACGCGCCCTATGAGGCGTCTGATATTCAAGTGATTGCCAACCTGTTTACGGGAAGCCAGGCGGCGATTGCGTTTGTCGGCTGCATCAACGGATTGTTTGCTCATAACGTGATCGACCATCCACAAAAATGGGTCGCGCGAATTTTGCAGGAAAATACAGCGGAGCGTTTTGCGCAATCATCAAATAATGTCTTTGCCAACAACATTGTGCTGATTGACGCGCGGGTGAATACGCTGGTGAACATCGGCGGCGGCGCCAAGCCGGAAACATTTCGCTTTGGGCATAATTTGATTTATCACACAGAGAACGCGAACTTTTCACGGGCCAACTTGCCCGGCGAAACATTCGGCAACCTGGTTCAAGAAGACCCGCGTTTTGTTGATGCGCAATCGGGGGATTTTCATCTTCAACCCGATAGCCCGGCGAAAGCGGCGGGGATGGCGCTTGCTGATGTTGTCGGCGACCTGCCAATTGCTCCGTCACCGATTGGCGATGGTAATGGCGATTGCTGGGGCGATATCCCATCCATTGGGATGTTTCGAGCAACAAGCCCGGCGGGTAACAGCGGGTGGAAAGCGCACCAATAA
- a CDS encoding prepilin-type N-terminal cleavage/methylation domain-containing protein: MKILNSCRGFTLIELLIVVAIIGILAAIAVPNFLNAQVRAKLSRVYADQQALSTAIQMYSFDHGRSPIGSLEGVSLGIYSANDRQALKALTTPTAYMGALPFDPFMKGAGGTLDSDTNRASFTYNSMENPDWRGGNYQMAYEAGYRWYMFSPGPANTQGAPWPDYLLASNNARYSGQPEDPKDRVYKASNGISSQGWIIRSSAGQYE, translated from the coding sequence ATGAAAATTTTAAACTCATGTCGTGGATTTACATTGATTGAACTTTTGATTGTGGTGGCGATAATCGGCATCCTCGCGGCGATTGCGGTGCCTAATTTTCTGAATGCCCAAGTCCGCGCCAAACTCTCGCGCGTCTATGCCGACCAACAGGCGCTTTCAACCGCGATCCAGATGTATAGTTTCGATCATGGCCGCTCGCCGATTGGTTCACTTGAGGGCGTTTCGCTGGGAATCTATTCCGCCAATGATCGCCAGGCGCTCAAGGCGTTGACTACGCCGACAGCCTATATGGGCGCATTGCCCTTTGACCCATTTATGAAAGGCGCTGGCGGGACGCTCGATTCCGACACCAACCGGGCGTCATTTACCTACAACAGTATGGAAAACCCTGATTGGCGCGGCGGCAACTACCAAATGGCTTATGAAGCGGGCTATCGCTGGTATATGTTTTCGCCCGGCCCGGCGAATACTCAAGGCGCGCCTTGGCCAGACTATTTGCTGGCGTCAAATAACGCCCGCTACAGTGGTCAGCCCGAAGACCCCAAAGACCGCGTTTACAAAGCAAGCAACGGTATCTCGTCACAGGGGTGGATTATCCGCTCCAGCGCGGGGCAGTATGAATAA
- a CDS encoding ammonium transporter — MNCFEASLVLRRIGFLAVLLVLAAVPAFAQEEAAIDSGNTAWILVSTAFVIMMTAPGLALFYGGLVSQRNVLSTLMHSFFALCFISIHWVLIGYTLSFGDDVNQFIGGLNYFGLQGIGYEDVAPGLTIPHLLWVMFQGTFAIITFALISGAIAERMTFGAYVIFMLLWTTIVYAPLCHWVWGGGWLGPGGLWGESHALDFAGGTVVHISSGFSALVACMLVGKRNGFPNSIKPPHSIVLTLIGAALLWVGWFGFNAGSALAADGLAALAFINTNTAAAAGGLTWALIEWITNGKPTLLGCATGAVAGLVGITPAAGWVEVLPSIVIGVGAGVVSFIGVNTLKPMFGYDDSLDVFGVHGLAGTWGAIATGIFATVGAEGLIAGNANQVWIQFVSVVAAAAWAGVWTFIFLKVIGLFMPLRVAEQDETMGLDLSVHGEVAYNHADTGMSPIGSYRE; from the coding sequence ATGAACTGTTTTGAAGCATCTCTCGTTCTCCGTCGTATTGGTTTTCTCGCCGTACTTCTCGTGCTCGCTGCGGTTCCTGCGTTTGCGCAAGAAGAAGCGGCGATTGATTCAGGCAACACCGCCTGGATTCTCGTTTCGACTGCGTTCGTCATTATGATGACGGCGCCGGGTCTGGCGTTGTTCTATGGCGGTCTCGTCAGTCAACGCAATGTTCTCTCGACGCTGATGCACAGTTTTTTCGCGCTGTGTTTTATCAGCATTCATTGGGTGTTGATTGGCTATACGCTTTCGTTTGGCGATGACGTCAATCAGTTTATCGGCGGGCTGAATTACTTCGGCTTGCAGGGAATCGGCTACGAGGACGTCGCTCCCGGTTTGACGATCCCGCACCTGCTTTGGGTCATGTTCCAAGGGACGTTCGCTATCATCACCTTCGCGTTGATTAGCGGCGCCATTGCTGAGCGTATGACATTCGGCGCTTATGTGATCTTCATGCTTCTCTGGACGACCATCGTTTATGCTCCCTTGTGCCATTGGGTGTGGGGCGGCGGTTGGTTAGGGCCGGGCGGTTTATGGGGTGAGAGCCATGCGCTTGATTTCGCGGGCGGCACGGTGGTCCATATTAGTTCCGGGTTTTCCGCCCTGGTGGCCTGTATGCTGGTTGGTAAGCGTAACGGTTTCCCCAATAGCATCAAACCGCCTCATAGCATTGTCTTGACCCTGATCGGCGCTGCGTTGCTTTGGGTGGGCTGGTTTGGCTTCAACGCGGGCAGCGCGTTGGCTGCTGATGGTTTGGCGGCGCTGGCTTTCATTAACACCAATACGGCTGCTGCAGCGGGGGGATTGACCTGGGCGTTGATCGAATGGATTACCAACGGCAAGCCCACGCTGCTGGGTTGCGCAACGGGCGCTGTAGCGGGCTTGGTCGGAATTACTCCCGCAGCGGGTTGGGTTGAAGTGTTGCCTTCGATCGTGATCGGCGTTGGCGCAGGCGTGGTGAGTTTCATCGGCGTGAATACGTTGAAGCCGATGTTTGGTTACGATGACTCGCTCGACGTGTTCGGTGTACACGGCCTGGCGGGAACCTGGGGCGCAATTGCCACCGGCATTTTCGCGACGGTCGGCGCAGAAGGGTTGATCGCAGGCAACGCCAATCAAGTCTGGATTCAGTTTGTCAGCGTTGTTGCTGCTGCTGCGTGGGCGGGCGTCTGGACGTTTATCTTCTTGAAAGTCATTGGCCTGTTCATGCCGTTGCGGGTTGCCGAACAAGACGAAACCATGGGTCTTGACCTAAGCGTTCACGGAGAAGTGGCGTATAATCATGCCGATACGGGAATGAGCCCGATTGGCTCCTACAGGGAGTAA
- a CDS encoding NADP-dependent isocitrate dehydrogenase: MSEAPTRKITLIPGDGIGPEVVNAARKIIEAAGVKVEWEECEAGAVVFKKGLASGVPQETIDSIHRTRVALKGPLQTPVGYGEKSANVTLRKMFETYGNIRPVREMPSVATPFVGHDVDVVVVRENVEDLYAAIEHMQTPGVAQGLKLISQKGSEKIMRLAFEYARSQGRKLVHCATKANIMKLTEGTFKRVFERVAPEYPDIEAQHIIIDNCAHKLTMHPGQFDIIVTTNMNGDILSDLSSALVGGLGFAPSANIGNEVAMFEAVHGTAPDIAGTGKANPTALVLSAIMMLQHIAEFEAASQIEHALFATLEEGNKLTSDVIGSRGVTTDEFTAAIIENLGKKSTKVSDREFKPILLPQVTRDPDMVKAEKREVIGADIFIEEGCTAGDLGEDLKALTVGTPLLLKMISNRGTQVFPLTDNLTDCVDHWRCRFLLDKKMDADEADGVITDFLVLLRGKHRWMHVEKLQVFDGENAFTKAQGED; this comes from the coding sequence ATGAGCGAAGCTCCAACCAGAAAAATCACACTCATTCCCGGCGACGGCATTGGCCCTGAAGTGGTCAACGCGGCGCGCAAGATCATCGAAGCCGCTGGCGTGAAAGTTGAATGGGAAGAATGCGAAGCCGGCGCTGTTGTCTTTAAAAAAGGCTTGGCCTCCGGCGTCCCCCAAGAAACCATCGATTCAATTCACCGAACGCGGGTCGCGCTGAAAGGGCCGCTGCAGACGCCCGTCGGCTATGGCGAGAAAAGCGCCAACGTCACCTTGCGCAAAATGTTTGAGACTTACGGCAACATCCGCCCGGTGCGCGAGATGCCCAGCGTGGCGACGCCCTTCGTCGGACACGACGTGGACGTAGTTGTCGTTCGCGAAAACGTCGAAGACCTCTACGCCGCCATTGAGCACATGCAAACCCCCGGCGTTGCGCAGGGGTTGAAACTCATCAGCCAAAAAGGCTCCGAAAAAATCATGCGGCTGGCGTTTGAATACGCCCGCTCGCAGGGCCGCAAACTGGTGCACTGCGCGACCAAAGCCAACATCATGAAACTCACCGAAGGCACGTTTAAGCGCGTTTTCGAACGGGTCGCGCCAGAATACCCCGACATCGAAGCGCAACACATCATTATTGATAACTGTGCGCACAAACTCACCATGCACCCGGGCCAGTTCGACATCATCGTCACCACCAACATGAACGGCGACATCCTTAGTGATTTGTCGTCTGCCTTGGTGGGCGGACTCGGCTTCGCGCCTTCAGCAAACATCGGCAACGAAGTCGCCATGTTTGAAGCCGTCCACGGCACCGCGCCCGACATCGCGGGCACTGGCAAAGCCAACCCGACCGCGCTGGTTCTTTCCGCGATCATGATGCTGCAACACATCGCCGAATTTGAGGCCGCTTCGCAAATCGAACACGCGTTGTTCGCCACGCTCGAAGAAGGCAACAAACTCACCAGTGACGTCATCGGTTCGCGCGGCGTCACCACCGACGAATTCACCGCCGCCATCATTGAGAACCTGGGCAAGAAGAGCACGAAAGTATCCGACCGCGAGTTTAAGCCCATTCTTTTGCCGCAAGTGACCCGCGACCCCGACATGGTCAAGGCAGAAAAACGCGAAGTCATCGGCGCTGACATCTTCATCGAAGAAGGCTGCACGGCGGGCGACCTGGGCGAAGACCTCAAAGCGCTGACGGTAGGAACGCCGTTGTTGCTCAAAATGATCTCAAACCGCGGTACGCAAGTCTTTCCGCTGACCGATAATTTAACCGACTGCGTCGATCACTGGCGCTGCCGCTTTTTGTTGGACAAAAAAATGGACGCCGATGAAGCCGACGGCGTCATTACTGATTTTCTGGTCCTCCTGCGCGGCAAACACCGCTGGATGCACGTCGAGAAGTTGCAGGTTTTTGACGGAGAAAACGCCTTCACCAAAGCGCAAGGCGAAGATTAA
- a CDS encoding DUF1772 domain-containing protein — MTTHLLLIGCSIAALSCGLVAGIFLAFSDFIMRSLDAANPAAGIECMQLINRKVYRSIFMVLLMGMVPYSFSLMIFSFFYATHNEFWWTLAGGLTYFFGVILVTGVCNVPMNQRLDSMNFEDKETETYWLEYCRTWTNWNHIRTFFSVLSAIFYFIACLCVV, encoded by the coding sequence ATGACGACTCATTTATTACTAATTGGATGCAGCATCGCCGCATTATCATGCGGACTCGTGGCGGGAATATTTTTAGCGTTTTCCGATTTCATCATGCGATCGCTTGACGCCGCCAATCCCGCTGCCGGCATTGAATGTATGCAACTCATCAACCGGAAGGTATACCGTTCCATTTTTATGGTCTTGTTGATGGGGATGGTTCCTTATTCATTTTCACTTATGATTTTTTCATTTTTCTACGCGACTCACAATGAATTTTGGTGGACCCTTGCTGGAGGGCTTACTTATTTCTTTGGCGTAATTTTAGTCACAGGCGTCTGTAATGTGCCAATGAATCAACGATTAGATTCGATGAATTTTGAGGACAAAGAAACGGAGACCTATTGGCTCGAATACTGCCGCACCTGGACTAATTGGAACCATATTCGGACATTTTTTTCGGTTCTAAGTGCAATATTCTATTTCATTGCATGTCTGTGCGTCGTGTAG
- a CDS encoding P-II family nitrogen regulator, whose translation MNKIEAIIRPHKLDAMKTALEELGVVGMTVTEVRGYGRQRGHQEIYRGREYTVEFQPKIKVEVVVKKDMTERVIDTIRSAVNTGQVGDGKMFIYDLNDAVRIRTGERSNEAL comes from the coding sequence ATGAATAAAATTGAAGCCATTATTCGTCCGCATAAATTAGACGCGATGAAAACGGCCCTCGAAGAACTGGGCGTCGTCGGTATGACCGTGACCGAAGTGCGCGGCTATGGCCGTCAGCGCGGTCACCAGGAAATTTATCGCGGGCGCGAATACACCGTCGAGTTTCAACCCAAGATCAAGGTTGAAGTCGTCGTGAAGAAAGACATGACCGAACGCGTGATCGACACCATTCGCAGCGCGGTGAACACCGGGCAGGTCGGCGACGGCAAAATGTTTATCTATGATCTTAACGATGCGGTCCGTATCCGCACCGGTGAGCGCTCAAACGAAGCGCTCTAA
- a CDS encoding ATP-binding protein, with product MAEKLTPRNEEDRLGVVTSGSLSDGLEMRLDPDVSVEEVRAGKFVVVEGKQLDFFSMITDVRLDASSASILRDPPARESLLSDVLAGDHTYATLSLKPMLMVERKETIKRDEDLRPVKSIPVHFSTVWSAQSIDIDKIFGKEDESKRFFNLGSPIDMDDIEVCLDLDRLIERSNGVFGKTGTGKTFLTRLILAGIIRNNKAVNLIFDMHSEYGWQTRKESGSGKDTFVKGLKNLFGQQVLICTLDPESARARNVSVDLELEIPLSEIDVEDIAPLQDELNLHTTAIETAYILRNRFKKKWLSELLDQDPAGMKDFAEEIGANKESLAALYRKLSAVRNLPFVTEKAHKDEEHVKSNRVGVRRLIQELQQGRNIDLEFGRVSSMLSYLLVANLISRRIHETWVNQAEKYMATQKLEDRPRPLMITIEEAHKFLNPAAARQTIFGTIARELRKYFVSLLVVDQRPSGIDDEILSQLGTRVTALLNDEKDINAVFTGVSGAAALRNVLASLDSKQQALILGHATPMPVVVKTREYGEDFYKAMMGSVEENKSKTKKTVDLFPPG from the coding sequence ATGGCTGAAAAACTGACTCCCCGTAATGAAGAGGACCGCCTGGGCGTGGTCACCTCCGGCTCGCTCAGCGATGGGCTTGAGATGCGGCTTGACCCCGATGTCTCGGTCGAAGAAGTGCGCGCGGGCAAGTTCGTCGTGGTCGAGGGCAAGCAACTCGATTTCTTCTCGATGATAACGGATGTACGCCTCGACGCCTCCAGCGCGTCGATCCTGCGCGATCCGCCCGCGCGGGAATCGTTGCTCAGCGACGTATTAGCGGGCGACCACACCTACGCCACGCTTTCGCTCAAACCGATGCTGATGGTCGAGCGAAAAGAAACCATCAAGCGCGATGAAGACTTGCGCCCGGTCAAGAGCATCCCGGTGCACTTCTCGACTGTGTGGAGCGCGCAATCTATTGATATCGACAAAATTTTCGGCAAAGAAGACGAGAGCAAGCGCTTCTTTAACCTAGGCTCGCCCATCGACATGGACGACATCGAAGTGTGCCTCGACCTCGACCGTTTGATCGAACGCTCGAACGGCGTCTTCGGAAAAACCGGGACGGGCAAGACGTTTTTAACGCGGCTCATCCTTGCGGGCATTATCCGCAACAACAAAGCCGTCAACCTGATTTTTGACATGCACAGCGAATACGGCTGGCAGACGCGCAAGGAATCCGGCTCTGGCAAAGACACGTTTGTGAAGGGCCTCAAAAACCTGTTCGGGCAGCAGGTGCTCATCTGCACGCTTGATCCTGAATCCGCCCGCGCGCGTAACGTCAGCGTCGATCTGGAACTTGAGATTCCCCTCAGCGAGATCGACGTTGAAGACATCGCGCCGCTGCAGGATGAACTCAACCTGCACACTACCGCCATCGAAACGGCTTACATCTTACGCAACCGCTTCAAGAAAAAATGGCTTAGCGAGTTGCTCGACCAAGACCCGGCGGGAATGAAAGACTTCGCCGAAGAGATCGGCGCCAACAAAGAAAGCCTGGCGGCGTTGTACCGAAAATTAAGTGCGGTGCGCAACCTGCCCTTCGTCACAGAAAAAGCGCACAAAGATGAGGAGCATGTCAAATCCAACCGCGTCGGCGTTCGGCGATTGATTCAAGAGTTGCAACAGGGGCGCAACATTGACCTCGAATTTGGCCGCGTCTCCAGCATGTTGTCGTACCTGCTGGTCGCGAACCTGATCAGCCGCCGCATCCATGAGACATGGGTCAATCAGGCGGAAAAATATATGGCGACGCAGAAACTCGAAGACCGCCCGCGCCCACTGATGATTACCATCGAAGAGGCGCACAAGTTTTTGAATCCCGCCGCTGCGCGCCAGACAATTTTTGGAACCATCGCGCGCGAATTGCGTAAGTATTTCGTCTCGCTGCTGGTGGTCGATCAGCGGCCTTCGGGGATCGACGACGAAATACTTTCCCAGTTAGGAACCCGCGTGACCGCGCTATTGAACGATGAAAAAGATATCAATGCGGTATTCACTGGCGTATCGGGGGCAGCGGCGTTGCGCAACGTATTGGCGTCGCTCGACAGCAAACAGCAGGCGCTCATCCTCGGACACGCCACGCCAATGCCAGTGGTCGTCAAAACGCGTGAGTATGGCGAAGATTTTTATAAAGCGATGATGGGTTCCGTTGAAGAGAATAAATCCAAGACAAAGAAGACGGTCGATCTGTTTCCACCGGGGTGA
- a CDS encoding P-II family nitrogen regulator, translating to MNKVEAIIRPHKLEDLRTSLEELGVTGMTVSEVRGFGRQRGHHELYRGREYTVAFQPKIKVEIAVKADLTERVVDVIRNAVNTGQVGDGKIFIYAIADAIRIRTGERSEEAL from the coding sequence ATGAATAAAGTAGAAGCGATTATCCGGCCCCATAAATTGGAAGACCTTCGGACTTCCTTAGAAGAATTGGGCGTAACAGGTATGACGGTCAGCGAAGTACGAGGATTTGGCCGTCAGCGCGGACATCATGAACTCTACCGCGGCCGTGAATACACGGTGGCCTTTCAGCCCAAGATTAAAGTTGAAATCGCCGTCAAAGCAGACCTGACTGAACGCGTTGTCGATGTGATTCGCAATGCGGTCAACACCGGACAGGTTGGCGACGGTAAAATCTTCATCTACGCCATTGCGGATGCGATCCGTATTCGTACTGGCGAACGATCCGAAGAAGCACTGTAA